In Zingiber officinale cultivar Zhangliang chromosome 11B, Zo_v1.1, whole genome shotgun sequence, a single window of DNA contains:
- the LOC122033916 gene encoding uncharacterized protein LOC122033916, with amino-acid sequence MDKAWMKLPRYSPEYINGVEVFLNYAYTKGNPQGVEILCPCAKCHNAFWRTRAVVLDHLIGYGFEKGYDVWVRHGKGLINPMDLNGDMDDREDAIDDIDGLLYEQFRDVAQEENGVGEGPNEDAKKFYNLLEDAKQELYPGCKNFTKLSFTIRLYLLKCLHGWSNASFNALLVLLRESMPQLNIPDSLNKTRGMIRDLGLDYKKIDACPNDCMLYWKDHENDTSCHVCGAPRWIENVEGDRQLEENKKAYKISGKVLRHFPLIPRLQRLFLCLKTAGSLRWHEEEHSKDGKLRHPADGEAWKDFDKCHPNFASDSRNIRLGLTSDGFNPFRSMNVSHSTWPVVLIPYNFPPWWCMKAEYAMLSLLIPGPQSPGNNIDVYLQPLIEELKLLWDSGVETYDSSLNQTFQMRAALLWTISDFPGYAMLSGWSTKGKLACPCCNYNTNSTYLRYSRKMCYMDHRVFLPMDHEYRSNTRAFNGRKESRPPPTLLKGKDTLELLENFNNVFGKMQKKLTNGPWKKKSIFFELSYWKHNSLRHNLDVMHIEKNIFDNIIGTLLDIPGKTKDHEKARFDLQDMGIRKKLHPKETNEGKNIMFSKACFSMTPNEKTIFCGVLKKAKIPDGCASNISRCVHVAEKKIYGYKSHDAHFILHYLLQVAVRSTMSNQVSHPLIRLCSFFRCLCQKVIDVGDLNILQSEITETLCQLETIFPPSFFDIMVHLPIHLVDEIKLGGPVQFRWMYFPERYLGKLKSYVRNKSRPEGSIAEGYLVEECLTLCSRYLHGGVETRLNRMTRNSDRCDPYEVSIGHSIGSAKVISLEYKLRSQAHRYILFNHDEVQEFIREHENVITNVKKRKKWSKAKSQGQDFVEWFKNRALMDDVPDHLKELSRGPNTIARCFSSYVINGYRFHTKQRDAKCKTQNSGVSVVSVTQSFASTKDENPTTKPIAYYGSIIEIIELDYYGSSKFVLFRCDWYEVENDKYGLTCVYFNKRCYVDDPFVLASQVHQCFYIEDPFDANRKYVMKTVPRDFFNMKDDINSNAQELYQSEPSDHAVNLAIVDSNYEVELVRDDMPATVIENPFLKLNMVESEDQLNFDATLSESMD; translated from the exons ATGGACAAGGCGTGGATGAAATTACCAAGATATAGCCCAGAATACATTAATGGTGTTGAAGTTTTTCTAAATTATGCGTACACAAAAGGAAACCCCCAAGGAGTAGAGATTTTGTGCCCTTGTGCTAAATGCCACAATGCTTTTTGGAGGACAAGGGCAGTGGTGCTTGATCATTTAATTGGATACGGATTTGAAAAAGGATATGATGTTTGGGTTCGTCATGGTAAGGGGCTAATAAACCCGATGGATCTCAATGGTGATATGGATGATAGAGAGGATGCAATTGATGATATTGATGGACTATTGTATGAACAATTTAGAGATGTGGCACAAGAAGAAAATGGAGTTGGTGAAGGCCCTAATGAAGATGCTAAAAAGTTCTATAATCTACTTGAAGATGCAAAGCAAGAGTTGTACCCGGGTTGCAAAAACTTCACTAAATTGTCATTCACTATTCGACTGTATTTGTTGAAGTGCCTTCATGGTTGGAGTAATGCATCTTTCAATGCTTTATTAGTGCTGTTGAGAgaatctatgcctcaattgaatATTCCCGATTCATTAAACAAAACTAGAGGCATGATAAGGGATTTGGGGCTTGATTATAAAAAGAttgatgcttgccctaatgactGCATGCTATATTGGAAAGATCATGAGAATGACACCTCTTGCCATGTTTGTGGAGCTCCACGATGGATTGAGAATGTTGAAGGAGATCGCCAACTTGAGGAAAATAAGAAAGCTTACAAAATTTCTGGTAAAGTTTTGAGACACTTCCCCTTGATTCCTAGGCTTCAAAGGTTATTTTTGTGTTTAAAGACAGCTGGCTCATTAAGGTGGCATGAAGAGGAGCATTCAAAGGATGGAAAGTTAAGGCATCCCGCGGATGGAGAGGCGTGGAAAGACTTCGATAAATGCCATCCTAACTTTGCCAGTGATTCACGAAACATAAGGCTTGGATTGACCAGTGATGGATTTAATCCTTTTAGATCCATGAATGTGTCTCACAGTACTTGGCCTGTGGTTTTGATACCATATAACTTTCCACCTTGGTGGTGTATGAAGGCTGAGTATGCTATGCTATCTTTATTAATCCCTGGCCCGCAATCACCAGGGAATAACATTGATGTGTACCTCCAACCATTGATTGAGGAGTTGAAGTTATTGTGGGATTCAGGAGTAGAAACATATGATTCTTCACTAAATCAAACTTTTCAAATGCGAGCAGCTCTATTGTGGACTATCAGTGATTTTCCTGGGTATGCTATGTTGAGTGGGTGGAGTACAAAAGGGAAATTAGCATGTCCTTGTTGCAATTATAACACTAATTCAACTTATTTGAGGTATAGTCGAAAGATGTGTTATATGGATCATCGTGTTTTTTTGCCTATGGATCATGAATATAGATCAAATACAAGGGCTTTTAATGGGAGAAAAGAATCCAGGCCTCCACCAACTTTGTTGAAAGGGAAAGATACCTTAGAATTATTAGAAAACTTCAATAATGTCTTTGGAAAGATGCAAAAAAAACTTACCAATGGTCCTTGGaagaaaaaatcaattttttttgagTTGTCATATTGGAAGCACAATAGCTTGCGCCATAACCTTGATGTGATGCATATagagaaaaatatatttgataatataattgggactttgttggatatcccagGGAAGACAAAAGATCATGAAAAAGCTCGTTTTGACTTACAAGACATGGGCATTAGAAAGAAACTTCATCCCAAAGAGACAAATGAAGGTAAAAATATAATGTTCTCAAAAGCATGTTTCTCCATGACTCCGAATGAGAAGACTATTTTCTGTGGTGTTTTAAAGAAAGCAAAAATACCAGATGGTTGTGCGTCAAACATCTCAAGATGTGTTCATGTTGCTGAGAAGAAAATTTATGGTTACAAAAGTCATGATGCACATTTCATTCTACATTACTTGCTACAAGTAGCTGTGAGAAGCACAATGTCCAACCAGGTTTCCCACCCTTTAATTCGTCTTTGTTCATTTTTTCGTTGCTTATGCCAAAAAGTAATTGACGTGGGGGATCTTAATATCTTGCAATCAGAGATTACTGAAACACTTTGCCAGTTGGAGACAATTTTTCCTCCTagtttttttgatataatggttcatttgcCTATACATCTAGTGGATGAGATAAAATTAGGAGGGCCAGTACAATTTCGATGGATGTACTTTCCAGAAAGATATTTAGGTAAATTGAAGAGTTATGTTCGTAACAAGAGTCGACCAGAAGGTTCTATTGCTGAGGGATACTTGGTTGAGGAATGCTTAACATTATGCTCACGATATTTGCATGGTGGTGTAGAAACAAGGCTTAATAGAATGACAAGGAATAGTGATAGATGTGATCCTTATGAAGTTAGCATTGGTCATTCTATTGGAAGTGCAAAAGTAATTTCTCTGGAATATAAGTTAAGGAGTCAAGCCCACCGTTACATCTTGTTTAATCATGATGAAGTTCAAGAATTCATTAG GGAGCATGAAAACGTAATTAcaaatgttaaaaaaagaaagaagtggAGCAAAGCAAAGAGTCAAGGACAAGATTTCGTTGAGTGGTTCAAAAATCGTGCTTTGATGGATGATGTACCTGACCACCTTAAGGAGCTATCTAGAGGACCAAATACAATTGCAAGATGTTTTTCTAGCTATGTCATTAATGGTTACCGATTTCATACAAAGCAACGTGATGCAAAATGCAAGACACAAAATAGTGGTGTTTCGGTGGTGTCAGTGACCCAAAGCTTTGCTAGCACTAAAGATGAAAATCCAACAACAAAACCAATAGCATACTATggatcaattattgaaataattgAACTGGACTACTATGGTAGTTCTAAATTTGTGTTATTTCGATGTGATTGGTATGAAGTTGAGAACGACAAGTATGGGTTGACTTGTGTTTACTTCAATAAGAGATGTTATGTAGATGATCCTTTTGTGTTGGCTTCTCAGGTCCACCAATGCTTCTATATTGAAGATCCTTTTGATGCTAACAGAAAATATGTTATGAAGACCGTTCCACGAGACTTTTTTAATATGAAAGATGATATAAATTCAAATGCCCAGGAGTTATATCAAAGCGAGCCGTCAGATCATGCTGTAAATCTAGCTATAGTTGATTCCAATTATGAAGTCGAGTTGGTCAGGGATGATATGCCGGCGACGGTTATTGAAAATCCATTTCTTAAGTTAAATATGGTGGAATCCGAAGATCAATTAAATTTTGATGCCACTTTGTCGGAATCCATGGATTAG